The Novipirellula caenicola genome segment GATCGAGTGGCGGATTGCTCATGGCAATTACAAACAAACCGCCGATGGCGTGTTCGTGGGCGAAGGCGTCTCGGTCGGCCAATACGCGGCGATCAACACCGACGATGGCCCGATCCTGCTAGAGAACAATGTCAAAGTTGGACCGTTCTGCTACCTCGAAGGCCCGCTGTATGCCGGCCAGGGCACTCGCGTGATCGAACACTCTGCGATCAAGGACGGCGTCTCGCTCGGGCATACTGTCAAAATCGGCGGCGAAGTTGAAGCCTCGGTGATCGAACCTTACACCAACAAACAGCATCATGGTTTTCTAGGACACAGTTACCTCGGCAGCTGGATCAATCTCGGTGCAGGAACCTGCAACAGCGACCTGAAAAACACCTATGGCACCATCAACATCGAATACGGTGAAACCAAAATTGCCACCGGGATGCAGTTCCTCGGTTGCTTCATCGGCGACTATTCAAAATCGGCGATCAACACCAGTATCTTTACCGGCAAAGTGATCGGGGTGTGCAGCATGTTGTACGGTTTTGTCACCTCGAATGTCCCCAGCTTCGTCAACTACGCTCGTCTGTTTGGTCAAACCGCGTTGCTGCCCGCCGATGTCATGATCAGCACGCAAGCACGCATGTTTGCCAGACGTAACGTGACCCAGCGTGAGTGCGACAAGCAATTGATCCTGGACATGTACGCTCAATCCGAAGCAGAACGCGAAGCCACCGACCAATACACTCTGTAAGATTGTTTTGTCCGTTTGCTTCGCAGGTTCACATTAAGTGATCCGATGGCGCTACAAACACCTCCCGCACCATTACAACATTCACCCGTATCGTTTTTCAAATTAGAGACCCGAATATGACCCTCCGCGTTGGAATCGTTGGCGCCACCGGCTACACCGCACTGGAAGTCGCTCGATTGCTGTTGGCTCACCCCGAAGCCGAGTTGGTGGCAGCAACAAGTCGCGCCGAAGACGGCAAATCGATCGCGGAAATTCACCCGAGTTTGGCGGGTCGTTGCGATGTGCCGATCGAGACATTGGATCCCGCCGAACTGGCGAAAAAATGCGATGTCGTGATGTGTTGTTTGCCTCATGGTGCGTCGGCCGAGACCTGCAAACAGCTGATCGACCATAACGTCCGAGTGATCGATTTCAGCGCCGATTTTCGTTTGTCGTCCCAGGCAACTTATGAAAAATGGTACGGCGTCGATCATCCTTGGCCCGAACGAATCGGAAAAACAGTATACGGATTACCCGAATTTTATGCCGAGCAAATTCGCGACGCCGACCTCGTGGCCAACCCAGGCTGTTATCCCACCTCGGCGATCCTGCCGCTCGCTCCGTTGATTGCCAAGCAATTGATCGAAGCGAATGACATCATCGTGGATAGTAAGAGTGGCGTCAGCGGTGCCGGCCGAAGCGCCAAAGTGGGAACGTTGTACTGCGAAGTGAACGAATCGATTGCGGCATACGGCGTCGGCAGCCATCGTCATCAACCTGAAATGGCCGACTTGGTGCACCGAATCGGCGGGCAAGAAATTTCGCTCGTGTTTACGCCTCACTTGACGCCGATGGATCGCGGAATTCTGTCGACGATCTACGTACGACCACGCGGCGGCAATGCAAAACAAGTGATGGAGTGTTGGAGAGAGCAATACGCGGATTGTCCGTTTGTCACTCCCGTCGATCACCTGCCCGCGACGAAACATGTCGCCGGGACCAATCACGTTCAATTGACCGCCCGGGACGCCGGTGATCGCATCGTGCTGGTGTGCGCGATCGACAATTTGACCAAAGGGGCCAGTGGTGCGGCGATCCAAAACATGAACGTCATGTTTGGGCTACCGCAAACTGCGGGACTGTAGCCTGCAAGCACCACGGACGCCGTTGGTTCATCTTGCGTCAAACGGGGGATTTGCGTAGTTTCAGCCGCTTGGTGATTCCATTTCATTCAAGGATTCGAGCGATGTCACGTTTTTTGGCCGGCATGGTATGCGGAGCGGTTTTGTTATTTGTAGCGATGCACTACCACGTCGTGCGGGGCAAAGAAGGTGTGTTTCTGGTGCCTAAGATCAGCAACAACCTATCGAACGTTTACGTCGACATTCGTGATTTCCGCTTGAGCGATTGGCAAGAACACAAATCGCTGGCCGCCGCAATGGTCAAGAACAACCGTTCCGATCTACTCGAAGACGCCTCGCTGAACGGCTTCCGCACGCACGTCAGCAGCCTGGTCGACGGATTGTTCGAGTAATCAAAGCGATTTTGAACTCTGCGTCGTCGCTGACCAAATCATCCTGTCACCAATTCAGCAATCAGTACGATGCTAGCATCATTTCTTGCGAAATGACTCTTCACGCCGAGGGCCTCGATTTCGTATACCTGAGCGATCCATTTCCCGAGTTTCTCGCTCTTGATGCTAGCAATGAACAAAAAAATCGCATGGTTGATTGGCACCGCTATTGGCTTGCTGTTCACCATCACCCGTTTCACGCTGCGTTTTCATTACCACAACGACCAACGTGACTCGCTGAGATCCAGTGGCGTGGGACACATCTATGCATCGCTGCATGCCCATCAGATCGCCGGATCGATGGCGGCCGAGCGAGGTACGGTCGCAATGGTCTCGCGATCAACCGATGGTGAAATTGTCGTTCCGCTGCTTCGATTTTGTGGTCACGAACCGGTGCGTGGCAGCAGCGGTGGAGCTCGCAAAGGAGGGACGACCGCACTGAATCAAATGATTCGGCTGGTCAGCGAGGGTCGTGTTGCGACGTTGGCAGTCGACGGCCCCAATGGGCCTCGCGGCCGAGTGCATGGCGGGGCAGCGATGTTAAGTGCAAAAACGACGGCGGCGGTACTGCCGTCGATCGTCATTCCGCGACAACGATACATTCTGAAGACCACTTGGGATCGACTTCAATTCCCAGTGCCATTCACTCGTGTCGACGCCTACTTTGGCGATCCGATGCATCCTTTGGCGGGCGAAACCGTCGACGCGTTTACGCTGCGGATCGAACGCGAACTACACCGTTTGGAACGCAAGTACGATCCTAGCGAAGCAGAATTCCTGGCCGTCCGGGACGAACCGACCCAGCAACGCGCCGCCTGACGCTCGGTGCTGCTAAATGAACGATTGCAGCTACAATCCCAGATGGTGGACACGACCATCCGAACCGATGGAAACCTTTATCGATGTATTGGCGAGCGTCGCTACTGTGCCTTTAGCAGTTCATGTTAAGCTTGGTGCTGCAAGGTTTCTGATGGCAGCGGTACTGCGGTCGCGGCGATACGCTCATTCGCTTGGTCAAGACAGCGTTTAAATTTGGCAGCCAAGTTTCGGACATGCGGTTCGAGCATCATGGAATCGTGATCGCCGCTGACCTCATAAACTTCGATCTTGCCTTGAATATGCGGTCCCCAGTGATTCAGTGGGTCTCGGAATTGTCGATCATGAGTCAACAATCGACCGCCCCATAATCGATGGGCGACTTCCAGTGGCGGTCGGAACAGACAGACGTCACCGGCATACGGTTGGGTCGTGTATCGTTCGTTTGCCTTCAAAAACGCATCGCCCACAAGTGCAGACCGGAATTGCGCATCATTGGGATTGTTTTGCAATGCCAAACGCTCTTCTTCTTGCCGCAACAAACTCTCTTGCCACTGCGAACGTTGTTGAGCATGGTACGAGAAGTAACCCCAACGATGTCGCCGGATCAAATCGAGATGGATTTTCAGTTTGTCCATCCTTGTTAGCGAGGGACGTTCCACCGCCGGCGTGTCGAGTAGACCCAAAAACGCGACCTGTTCGCCCGCCGCGACCAACTGCTGAGCCATCTCATAGGCCGAGACGCCTCCTCCGGAAAACCCACTCAAAAAGTAGGGGCCGGTGGGTTGCACTTGACGAAGCTCGTTGAGGTAATCACGCGCCATCTCAGCGAACGATTCATGAGGCGCATCGTCGCCGATCAATCCTTTGGACTGAATCCCATAAACGCGTTGATCATCGCCCAACCGATTCGCCAAATAGCGAAGGTTCAGCACGTTGCCGAACATACCTGCGACGACAAACAGCGGCGGCTTG includes the following:
- a CDS encoding putative sugar nucleotidyl transferase, with product MQIICFEDARVNQLVPIVQARPAYAVTCASLRLVDRLKQLVAGPLQGSSLSGSVRSYLTLIQKLDYELESVEQALGGSKWPSDDDGLLIVNARMVPRVALDDVLVTLAGETESCCVVDPEDGSVLIARWTAADLAAKQAEYATDSRQSVVEFLTEQSLSLPKRSAEASAFHWPHDVVAWHMKEMRESIEWRIAHGNYKQTADGVFVGEGVSVGQYAAINTDDGPILLENNVKVGPFCYLEGPLYAGQGTRVIEHSAIKDGVSLGHTVKIGGEVEASVIEPYTNKQHHGFLGHSYLGSWINLGAGTCNSDLKNTYGTINIEYGETKIATGMQFLGCFIGDYSKSAINTSIFTGKVIGVCSMLYGFVTSNVPSFVNYARLFGQTALLPADVMISTQARMFARRNVTQRECDKQLILDMYAQSEAEREATDQYTL
- the argC gene encoding N-acetyl-gamma-glutamyl-phosphate reductase, whose protein sequence is MTLRVGIVGATGYTALEVARLLLAHPEAELVAATSRAEDGKSIAEIHPSLAGRCDVPIETLDPAELAKKCDVVMCCLPHGASAETCKQLIDHNVRVIDFSADFRLSSQATYEKWYGVDHPWPERIGKTVYGLPEFYAEQIRDADLVANPGCYPTSAILPLAPLIAKQLIEANDIIVDSKSGVSGAGRSAKVGTLYCEVNESIAAYGVGSHRHQPEMADLVHRIGGQEISLVFTPHLTPMDRGILSTIYVRPRGGNAKQVMECWREQYADCPFVTPVDHLPATKHVAGTNHVQLTARDAGDRIVLVCAIDNLTKGASGAAIQNMNVMFGLPQTAGL
- a CDS encoding lysophospholipid acyltransferase family protein gives rise to the protein MNKKIAWLIGTAIGLLFTITRFTLRFHYHNDQRDSLRSSGVGHIYASLHAHQIAGSMAAERGTVAMVSRSTDGEIVVPLLRFCGHEPVRGSSGGARKGGTTALNQMIRLVSEGRVATLAVDGPNGPRGRVHGGAAMLSAKTTAAVLPSIVIPRQRYILKTTWDRLQFPVPFTRVDAYFGDPMHPLAGETVDAFTLRIERELHRLERKYDPSEAEFLAVRDEPTQQRAA